TACATTGACGATGTGGTCGAGAACAGATTTCGACCCGGTTTCAGTAGCGGCCATATTATGGCTCCCCCTCATGCATATTTGCAATTCATCCCTGGGCCGAGGCCCTAATGGAGCGCACGCTAGTGTGGTCTGCGCGGCATGGCTAGAGCAAAAAACGGTGTGGAATATCGCCCGTATCTCTGGCTATATCTTTGGTCGCATCTCCATCTTGCTTTTGTACGGTCTCGGGCCTAGAGGACTCGCGTCTTCCGACATTTGTTGGTGTTACAGCCCCTCCTGACCTTGAATCAGGGCGGCGATAACCCCATCCCGGAAGAGACGATATTTTTGATTGGGTAGCGAAAGCAGGCATTATGGCCGAAAAACAGAAGAAGACCTCACCGGCGGAATTTATCCGTCAGGTGCAGACGGAAACCAGCAAGGTTGTCTGGCCCACGCGGCAGGAAACCATCACGACCGCGATTTTCGTGGGCATTATGATGGTTATCCTTTCGCTGTTCTTTCTCGGCATCGATACCGTATTCGGTTCGGTAGTGACATGGCTGCTTAGCCTCGCCTAAAATTTGAACACTTAAAACCGGGTCGGACTGCCGGCCGAACATATAATTTTCTGACAGGACGTAATTGATGGCTCGCTGGTATATCATCCACGCTTATTCGGGTTTCGAGAACAAGGTTCGCGACGCGATCATTTCCGAAGCGGAACGCCTTGGCCTGTCTGACGGTGTCGAAGAAGTCGAAGTGCCGACGGAAACAATTACCGAGGTGAAGCGCGGCAAGAAGGTCCAGACCGAGCGTAAATTTATGCCGGGCTATGTTCTCGCCAAGCTGCAAATGACCGATGATGTTTATCACCTGGTCAAGAACACGCCGAAAGTTACCGGTTTCCTGGGCGCGAACAACAAGCCGCAGCCAATTTCCGAAGCCGAAGCAGCGCGCTATTTCGGCGGTGTCGAAGAAGCGAAGTCGGCTCCGAAAAAGCAAATCCACGTCGATTACGAAATCGGCGATTCGGTCAAAGTGCTCGACGGTCCATTCGCCAGCTTCAACGGCGTGGTCGAGGAACTGGACTTCGACAAAGCCAAGGTCAAAGTCAGCGTGTCGATCTTCGGACGCGCGACACCTGTAGAGCTGGAATTCGAGCAGGTCGAACTGTCGAAATAAGCCTGTACTAGTCAGCACAAACGCAAAGGGCCGCAGCGTAAACTGCGGCCCTTTGCGTTTGTGCGACTGACTATCTAACCAGCTTTGCGTTTACGCTTTGCTTTTCCCCCACCGCGCATTTTTTCCAGTTCGGCATCGACAGAGGCTTGGCGTTGCATTGAGGCAATTTCTGCCTCGACCGAGGCGTTGGACTTCGCAGTCTCAGGCATATCTCCGAGCGAGTGGTCAACGCGGCGTTCCAGATTGGCGATCCGGTCCATGCGTTTGTCGGTTGCGCTATCCTGCCCAGCGCTGGATGAACTGCAATTATGACCTGCCGCGGCATGTGCTTCCTGTTCGCGCAACTGCGTGTTTGTTTCGTCCAACTTGGCATTCAGCTGTTCGATTGCGCGTTCTGCATC
This genomic window from Pontixanthobacter aestiaquae contains:
- the secE gene encoding preprotein translocase subunit SecE, with amino-acid sequence MAEKQKKTSPAEFIRQVQTETSKVVWPTRQETITTAIFVGIMMVILSLFFLGIDTVFGSVVTWLLSLA
- the nusG gene encoding transcription termination/antitermination protein NusG, which codes for MARWYIIHAYSGFENKVRDAIISEAERLGLSDGVEEVEVPTETITEVKRGKKVQTERKFMPGYVLAKLQMTDDVYHLVKNTPKVTGFLGANNKPQPISEAEAARYFGGVEEAKSAPKKQIHVDYEIGDSVKVLDGPFASFNGVVEELDFDKAKVKVSVSIFGRATPVELEFEQVELSK